The Mus musculus strain C57BL/6J chromosome 16, GRCm38.p6 C57BL/6J DNA window AAAAGCCACTTGTTGGTTAAGAGATAcaataatcttttctttctttttgatcaGCATTTGATTTTCCTGCCACCGAAATGTCACTGTTTTCAGTTGCCTTTTGTAATCCTGCTCAATAAAAAATAGTTTCAGTGTTCAAGTCACCAAAAATTGAAAGAACCAAATCCATActgagttttttttaataaaatttatttaaaaagtacttgcaaataaaaacattatacaCCAAAATTAAGGAGACCCAAAGTCTATATAACTTAATGAATTTATTATAAATGATTAGCACTAGCATGAAAACATAAACTATGAAGcttcatattaaatattttactttcagTACTAAGTATTTTATGCACTTAAAACTACAAACGAGTGTTATATTCTCATTCATAACTAGTGTCCATTATGTGCATTCAGTCCCTCGCCATCCCCTTATTCAgtcttcttctcttctcattaTACCacacctacatgcacacacacatatatatatatatatatatatatatatatatatatatatgtgattagATTCCAAATTGAGAATGAACATgctctttctttctgagattatGTGATTTCAATATTAAACATTTGAAGCCCACCCGTTTTCCTATAGTTTCTTAAACTTCAATTATCTTTAGAGCTAAATAGTaatcatatgtatgcatgtatgtatgtataccctCTCACACAAATTTTCTTTTCCCTGTCATTAAAAATACCTATTTTTCTCATATACAATACGCAAATTATTATCCTAATtttcctccctctactcctcccagttcctccccatatctcctcccaccttgatccactcccttcctgtctctcattagaaagcaggtttctaagggataataataaaatataatataacaaCAACTAACTCATCAGAATTATATGGAATGCTTCCCAAATTTGGATGTCATCCTTGCACAGGAGCCACGATAACcttctctgtatcattccaattttagtatatattCCACCAAAGCAAGTACCACATAAAATTTctatcattcattcatccatccatccatccatccatcaatagATAACAAGGTTGATTCCAATTCTTTGCTATGGTGAATAAAGTATCAAGAAAAATGGGGGAATGCAGCTCTCTCTATGGTAAGGTATGGAATTGTCTGGGCAAATGCTCAGGAATGAGAAAGATGGGGCATACAGTGGTTCTGTTTTTAGCTCTGTGAGAAATctctacactgatttccacaATAGCTGCATTAATTTGAACCCAAGCTAAAATGGGTTCAGTTTCATTGAATTCTTTAAGACAATGTACCACCGAGTTCAACGTTTGAAATATTTGTTCTCTTAGACAAAGTACTCACTTCACATTCATACTGCAATTTATAAAGCTGATGTTGATGAGCAAGCCtttccttttcagtttctttgaaGTCTGTACTTTCCTTTCCAGATGAGCCCTTAAGCAAACGTAACAAGAATGTTTATTTCTCTAAAATGACActtatattttctatttacatGCTTTCTGCTGTATACAAAGTTGCCATCTATACTAACTCCCATTCAGGCTTGAATTCCCTAATACACTCACTAACAACACAACAGTTCTAAGTTGCTGCTACTGCTCATGCTTGTCACTTGCAGTCTTTGTGATGTTCTTAGGTGTACAGGAGTCACGAAGAGGCACTTGTTAGTCTCATCTTAAGGTACTAAAAGGAGGAAGTAACTTGCCCTAAGATTACAGATAGTAAATGCAAGAGCCTGAATTCTAACCCAGGCAGTACCAATTGCCTGTCCTTAATTACAGCAGTGCACCAACTTATTTAATGCTCAATTTCGCAACTCTATTATAAACAGGATACTAGCAGGGAGCACACTCTACAGCACATCTTACTGTGCAGACAGTTCAACAGTTTTTATATAAGTGATTACACATTTTTCTGCAAATTTGTGACAGTTTGATTctcattttgatttcttctgGGTTACTGACTAACATTAATGtctgaaatttaaatttcaaGGTAAAAGCCAAAGCTATGTCAATTCGgttaaaatatacatattgtaGGTAGTAATTGATTGtgaaatattcatattttataccATATAGCAGCTCACCTAACTTCaaacatgttatatatatatgtgtgtgtctgtttcaatCCTTTATCTACTTTGTACAAATTATTCTTTTGAGGaataattttcttatatttatagGTATATCGCTTCAAGCAGTGCATAGTACCAGAACAGGATCTAGAAAAAAACTGCTATACACTAGaactttttagaaaatatttcctaGTTGCAACCACATTTAATAGAAAGAAACAAATCATAGTAGTTCTGATTACTTAGTGTGTATTTTCATGACATATCATTTAGTGGGTTATGCCAGTTTTTGGTGTGTTGTCTCCCCGCTCTGCTCTTTTACACTCTTCAGAAACTTTTCATAAGAGGTACACTGAAATGTGAAGTATGTAGTCCCAATTATATTTTTAATCCCCATTATCTTGTTTTTTTGGTTGCTTTTCTTATCACAACAGCATAAACTGCTAGGCTTTTTCAAAATGGCACACTGCTCAAAGACTCTGGGGAAAACAAAGTTCACAATTCTTTCTGTAAGAAAGAAGATAGGGCTAAGCCCTCTCCAGTGCTCACCTGCTCTACCATATCTAGAATATGCAGTTCATCCAGGCTACAGAACTTGTCCTCAGCTGCAGAATCTTCTTGTGCATCACTTGTATCAGTTTTCATGTATGTACTGAGTGTGTTCACGTCTACTTGTTCTGTCTCCAGCTGGTCGTCCTTTTCTACCATATATGAGCTATAGTGGGAACACAGTAATGCGGACTTTCTCAATGGTACAGTGCTTTTCACATAGGCTATTGCTTCTCAGATTAGCATTATTCTGCCTTATGAGATATTCTGCATTAGAAGGGTTTGTGGTAGAAGTCTGGACAGTGCTCAcactattcttttcttttgaacattAACAATGAATATCAACATATATGACATAGGAATTGCTCAAGGACACTTAATTGTGCATGACAGTGTTTTCAAGAACTATGAGATCAAAGAGTTTTTCAAAATATCTCTATAGTTTCTAAGTGTTCCACCAGCTTTAATATTATATTATCATCACACTTCAAAATTTACCCCAAccaaatacatatgtacatatgtctgtCGGGGAGGTAATAATGATCTATCCTTTGAAGTTACGCTTTAGTCTACATGTATACTTGTAACTACTTTAGTACGCATTTAAGTCAGTCTCTGAGTGAAGGAGTTAATGTTAGATGACTACTGAAGagccttaagaaaaaaaatcataagagaTTCTTTTCTTCCACAGTTAATAACAGTCTGATCTATAGAAATATCAATTTAGTAAGACAAAGAACTATTTTTCTCTtagacatttctcaaaagaaatcTATGTATTATTGACAAAGCATAccttaaaaaaacttaaaatttacatACTTACACTTGCTCATCTTCTGAATCCTTATCCTAAGAAAATAGCATCACAAAAATTAGTAATTTGTATCAACTACTTCAGCTCAATTTTGTATCATGATGCTATATGTACTTATATATCTTCAGTCAACTATAAAACTCAAATGTGAATTCTATGAAATACATAACTACACTCTATGTAtactatatgtttttaaaattcctaCTTATTCTGTTTCTCTTAAAATAGTGTTTGTGTctcattacatttattttataattctgaAAATCACGGATTAAGATAATAGATGTGAACACTGGACTTTATACATATTAGAAAACCCGGGGACAGAGTGTCTGTAATATCCATTAACTCTACACTAAATAAGGAGATTTTTGAAAAACTACAAGAAAAAAGACAACAGCCTGACATGTGAAGACTAGACATACAGATGAGATCACAACTGGAGGGAAATTAAAATCCTTATGTTTTCTGTTTACTAAAATCAACTAGAGCAGCAACGTATCAAATAGAACCCATTTAAATGATACTTAATCTGCATTAATACAACCTAAATTAGAAATATTAATAACTAGAAGTACTGACTTCTACTATCTCTGATTATAAGTTTCCTTTACAGGTATTAGGTTGTACATACAAAtttgttttcttatctttttaaaaacaattttcttttacaatttaGAAATACTGATTGTGGAAATCAGTATTGATTCTAGTATACCTGAACACTTGAGATGAATACTTGCTATGAAAAGACTGTCCATACTGAATATATCTAGTATTGTTGATCATTTCCCTAAGTCCTCTTTAGCTCTTCCCATGCAAACTTTTCATCAATGCACTTCAGCCCTCTAATATGAATATCTGCAATTTCTCTCCTATACAGTGGCCACCCAATTTAAATGGCTGGGTTCATTTCCtgtcaagtttcttttttcttatggcttcatcataaaaataaaaaaaaaaaaaagaaaaaacctttcTGTCTTTTGGTTATTCTAACTCTGTGTGGGAGATATAGGGAACTAATTAGTCACCAAAGGAGTTGTCCATAATGAAGATAAATTATAATCTAAATAATAATCACTTaatcaaagaaagagaatatataaaaaaaaccacCCTGTATTTGGCATGcaaaatttaatgtttttctttcagaTAGTCTTGATAGGCATGTTTAGGGCTATTGTTATATTGATATGTCCACATGTtataaaaacaacacaacaaagaAAGGCAGATACAGCTTCTACAGAGACCTTCTCATCACTTTGCATGACACAAGCAAACTTCCATGTGTAAACCATTTTCATGAAAATTCTTGATTAGAAAACTAGTCTGATGgctattcagggcttgctgtgtagACTACCAAGGACTATTTGCACTTATAAGAACAGTGagtacacaaacataaaataccTACAATAGGAACTTTTTGGTTTTTAgcatttgtaaaatatttaaaacttaataaacataaaatacaacaaatttgttttctaatgtctaaatgtattttttaaaagccatcaTTATCAAAAAGTATCTTAATGTCTTTAataaaactcaactacaaaaaacaaaatattaaagaaaCATTCATTAAAAACATGCTAGCTTAAAGGGTATAAGCTTGAGACTTAGAATTGTCTTATAAAATACACATCACTAATGAATGCTGTTCTACAACCTTGCTAAATAGAAAGTAGTAATAAAAATActcataatttttttcaattttccaaaCTATTGAAAAATGTTATAATATGGCACTGCCACTGATATTTTATTTAGCagagtaaaatataaattattttattcttaatcttattattttacaaattaatctTCATTAATTACATTagtcattaaaatgtttatataagtTCCAGTGACTAGTAGCAAGTCAGAAGACTGTAGTTAGAAAAACTACAGTCAGTTCTGAAACACAGAAGTATCAAAACTTTGAGTACACTCCAGATTAGAAAACctacaattatttttaattacaagtTTACTCTGAATAAGTATGAGTAACATACTCCATTAAAAAGCCAATACAGGGTCTTACCTTTTTATTACTCttagttcttttcttcttctttgttttacttttgacCTAGAAGATAAAAATAAGGATTATTTAGTATGCTATTCAAACCAAATAATGGATTTTATGTAGTGTTTAATCTAACTATTAATATCTTTtacttctaatatttatttttctagatttttatgtgtttttctaaattgtatttttctatatttttatgggaaaagtatatttaaatgtaACATCAATCTTCTACCCTTGAAAAAGAACAtatacaaaatcaaaacaaatgagaAACGTACTTTTTAAAGAGCAACAATATATTTATACCCATAACTTAAAAGTTTCAGCCTGAGTAAATTAGTATCTGTATAGTAGCTAGTTATCTGCTTAGCACTCAGACTTCATCCTGATTTATTAAACTTTATTTCTATGTTGGAGAAATTGAAATATTTCATTATTCTTACTTTTTCTCCCTTTCCTACATGTCCTAcatcttttctgttctttcttccccAAATGTACTTCCAATGGTTGGGAGTAAAACAATATACTCCAAGAGCTAACATAGTGTTTGACTTTGGCAAAATATTACTGAAAGAGAAGCTACTGTAATTAGAAGTCATGTGGAAAGAGTCACTTCAATGCAGACTCTGTGAGCACTACTGCCTCCAATGTTTGAGTGTAGTGCACGCAACATCGGAAAATGCAGAATAAGTTCATAGTTAAATTTAATAAACTTTATACCTCCTGAAGATCTTTAACAGATTCTGTTGAAGATTCACTAGGTATCGAGGCTACATCTTTATTTATCTCTGCTAACTGTATCTCAGTGTTTGATTTCACATCGATATTATATTCCATCACAGGTGGACTCAAGTCTTCTTCATCATTCTGGAACTCTTCTACATCTAAACCTAAGTAACACAGAGAAAAATTCATGATTCAGTGGCAAAGTTTTGAAAAGCTTAgccttttattataattataaaaacatCTGCTAGGCTGGCAAGATAGTGCTGTGGGTAATAGCTTTTGCCATCAGGCCTAATGACCTGAGCCTGatttccagaatccacatggtaaaGGGAGGGGAaccaactccagcaagttgtcctctaatttCTAAACTTGCACTAAATGGCAAGAATATACTTTCCATTGCCACATGAAAACTGCAATTCTTACTTACCCACATATCACAGGAACCAATTAGTATGAACCAAAATGATATAATACTTGATTGGTACTAATATAGATTCCAAGTTTTAGGTACTTTAGCATGTAAGTACAATCTAAATAATAAGGTATTTAAATTCTGCTGTTGACCTTATTAGAAGTACaacttatattattttataaaataaaaatatgaaacctAAAAGGCAAATATAGATCATTTTGCTTTTCCTATTTCATAAAATTAGTAACTGCACATTATatgattttctttgaatttttgctCTTTTTCATTGTCACAAAGACTCGGGCTTAAAATTCCCATAGAAACAACCCAACATTTAACCTCAGGCAAACCCATGGTactgttttctaaaaaaaaaaaaatcttacattgtacattatatttttaatttgtatttgttagtttatgatttgtgtgtgtgcaagcttgtatacgtgtgtgtgtgcgtgctcgtTCCCATGGAGGCAGCAAGAGAATATGGATTCTCTCAGAGCTAGCTCTATAGGTGGCTGTGAAAAGCTTGATATGGGTGACAGAGACTCAAATGGAGGCCTGCAAATGCTGTTATGCAGTGAGCAGTCTGATCAGTGCCTCCACATGGGAATTACTAAACCAGGCTGGGAGTCACATGTTGCAGTCAAAGACATCTAGATACTTGGAAGGCTGACAGGGGAAAGTTGCTTGAACATATTTTGGGCAACATTGtttataagaacaacaacaacaaaaacaaacaggaaaacaggtttaaagaaaaaaaaaaagaggatacaAAAAATAGCAGTTCACCAGAGTCCCCTGAATACAGACCTAGAGAAAATGATGTATGAGTACAATAAAGCTACACAAAACAGCACAGATAAGCATGTAGAGCAAGGAGACTGCATTTTTGCCTGCTGAAGTTCTGAGTGTGAAAGTCTGGAACACTAGCCTCAGGTAAGCACTAAAGTCAAATCAGAGGAAGGCATATACTAGGTTCAGCTGCTCAACGGTGAGTTGATCAGGTGATTTTCTAAGCTTTTCATTAATGTATAGCCTATGATATAGTTTATCTAAACACATGTCAACAACATATTTATGCCTTAGGGATTCTGAGTAAAAAGGCCACTTATGCATTTTGAGTTTAAATAAACTTACGCTGACTGCCTGTTATTGACTGTAGAGTAATTCctatgacaaaaagaaaaaaaataattagaaaggtAATTGCAAGCACAACAATCAAATATCTGATCAGAATTAAGAAAAGCAGAAGACCTTTAGAGAGCATTAGTCTATTCCATAACTATCTAGAAAAGAACCAGCACTCCTCACTAATGCAGTGTAGACAAGGTATAATCGAGTCTATCATACAATAGCTATAAACCCATGGGGTAGCaacacacactttatttttttagggTAAAATAGTTCCAACATTTTCCATTCCCTGTATTCCCTCCTATCCCAAACTTGCCCTCCGTCCTTCTTGAAATCACCTTTTTCTTTAGTTATGGTCACCcatgtactcatataaacaaaGCCTGCTCAACCCATTTAGTGGTACTTGTGTAAGATTTTCAGAACTTATTTTAGGGAACTTATTTCTGAGGGCACTATTTTTCTCACACTTAGCCATTTGTTAGCTATATATAGGTCTTTTAATCTTCTTCAGTTCTTGACTAAGAAGTTAGACTGTTAGTGAAGCTTCTCTGCCACTTCTAGAAAACACAATCTCCCAGGAGATTTTCTGCTACTCTGgcacttacaatctttctgtcccctcttctggaatgttcccCAAGTGTTACgtgcaggagttgtgttgtagatgtatcagttgagACTGTACACCCATAATCACTTCAATAAGAACTTTAAACTGAGCCGCAATTGTTATTTAATATTAGTCTAAGACTATGAATCAATATTCTAAGACTACGAAGGAATGTTCATGAAACAGACAGTAAGTTTCCACTGACGGTTTGAGTCTTTCAAGCCATACAGATTACCCCAATTACAACTCCATTCTCTGTCCTTGTCTGTCAGTCTACTGAGCATCTGCAATATTTAACAGGCTGTATTAGGCCCTACAGATTAAACAGTAaagcctaaaaagaaaaaaaaaaaaaaacttcatgtaGACATAGTGGCGATAATGGATGTTATTGGACCTataaatgaaaactgaaaatttAATAATTAAGAGATAAAAAGTTACCATGAAAGACGCTATTAAAGGTATTTGAACATAAGCTCTTTAAGTGAAAATTGTTTGAAATGGTCTGGAGTTAATTAGTGCTCAGAACAGTTTCTccaaatgcatgtatgtatgtatgtgtatatatgtatatacacatatataaatgtgtatatatatgtataactatgtgtgtatatatgtatatgtatgtacatatgtatgtatatatgtacatatatatatacatacatacacatacatacatacacatatatacatgcattttatatatataaaacatttgggTAAATGTATTGTTTAAGGCTTCCAAATTATACTTCAAGGGTTCCTTTCTAATATCTAACATCATAAAATTTAGTGTCTTCTAATACTGAAAAAAGGCTCTAAAACCCTAAATAGGAAAACAAAGAATCCCTAAACACAGAACAGACACTCAAAAAATGGTTTGCTGGCTAATGTAAGTAATTATTTAGTACCTTGTTGATAGCAGGATAACATCCTCTGGATGATTTCTGGTACTGGTATGCCTAGATAAATGGACAGCTGATGATAATCAAGGGAGATATTCTCAATGGGATTCTCCTTGACTTTGTCAATATCGTCTTGTTTCATCCCAAGGCGCAGAAGAATATCAGAAACTTTTTTCCAAATTGAATTGAACTGTAACTCGGTGAGACCATTCATcagaatctcactgagaaggatATCCCTGTACTTGCAGAGCCTCAGAATGTCTGCAGACTTAGAGAGATCAGAAGATGGTGGTTCCATATCCCAGCCTTTTCTGGGTGCAGGGAATACATTCAGATGTTTAATGAGCGCTAATAAGAGGCATAAGTCAAACTGTTTGGACTGTGGTAGCTCCTTGTTTGGGGGGTAAAGCAGATGCCATGATCCACCCAAAGGGTGATTGGTCCAAAGATGATTGTAGTAGGGTTCCAGCACATTCTTGTGTATAAGCAGCTCTTTTTTCAAAAGAGTGGGTGGCATAGCCTCATCAAATATTTGCCGGACCATGTCAGTACCAGAAATAATAATTATATGAAGCAGatgatagaaataattataatcaAGTTTGAAGATAGGCACTTCATCTGAAAATGAATTTGGAGAATCGAAAAATCCACATTAATGTTCTTTTTCTATGTAGTCTCTCACATTGCACCCTAAGGTCCTATAGGGCAGGACTGTTTCAAGGAATGAAGTACAGGAGAATTTTACCATATTCAGTGCTCAATACACATGCTGCTCTCTGACTAGCTATCAAAAACTCTAGACAAAAAGAGCATGCTCCTAAGCAGAAGGAACTGCAGATTCTTCTAACCCAGAAGGCTTTCAACCATCTGTGATTTTATTTAAGTAAACTAACACTGGCAACATAATGGCAAAGTAGTTCTAGAAATCCTGGAATTATTCAGGAATAGTAATTTTTCGGGTTTAATTATAATTTacataaatgattttatttatatatcccACAAAATCAGTTCATGCAGAACTTTGTGTGTGAAAAGTGGTACACACAGTCTAGCACTCACTGAGTATTGCTGTCTGAGTGAGCAACAGCAAAACTTTAAAGGTTATTTCATGTTAAAGTACATATCGCTACTGTCTATCATATTAGAAAGTTCAGATATTTACTAGCCTATGTAGTATACTAGAGTAGCTAAGCATAGACCACAGAGCAGAAATATTGGCACCTACCTGCGGCTTTGAGTCCTACAGAAGTTTGAGTGCCACTGCAAACCTACCACTGAATGGACATCTGcagttttgttgatttgtttgattttttttaatcatcagaTGATAGATTTTAAGAAGCATTTATCTAATAAACTGaataattatgttggaatttCAACCGTGAAATGGAATGAGGCAGCAGACTAAACTACTTAGTATTTTCTAGTTTAGTAGTACTTCAAGAGGAAATCAGGCTGAAATTAGTGGGAAGTCAGTCTATGATAGGATGTAGTTCTTTAATGAGTAATAAACAAtatgtttattataaaaaataactttattattttatccTTCATGGTTTCTCTAAGAGACTTTTAAATTAATAACTTTGCTTAATATAATTGATATACGCTGTGAAAACACAATTTAGTAGTAAATGTCTCATAAGGGCTTCTCTAAACTGTCAAATATAGAGCAGGCTAGCATTAGGGCTATCCAGTCTCCCTAGTAAAACGGGTTGACCAAACTTGTCTTCCTGAAACCAGGGGCCTATATGGTCTCTGGACCATATAGACCTATACTTCCTTGGATACTCCTAAAAAGCTAGCATGTGTATTTAGACTGCCTGGTCCAAGATCCAAAATGTTCATTCCTAGCATTCTAGATTGCTCTCACACTTGCTCTCCTAAGAGAGAATGTAATAAGAGGAGGAGGACTGGATTTACCTCTCCTGAGGTAAATCCTACTGTATACTCACAAGCATGTTCCAGAGTTAGCATGTCTCTCTAATGACATAATAATATGAGAGCCATACACTTACTGGTTTTTTTGTCTATGAGTTCTAGTATGCAGCAAGCACTGCTTGGTGATATGACCTTGAAACTTGTGAATGGTAACCATAAATAATTGCAACAACTGCTAatagaaataattaataatattttcagttagagtcataaaaataaagttaataccttttgtgtttggttttaaaTTGAATTTCGGTCTAATATCAGTGTCAGTTAGTTCCAGAGACATCAAATTCTTGTAACTgtaggtggaaaaaaaaatgttatactGAAAAAGTACCACAGTTAGTCCAAAATTTTAGAATAAGCAACATTGGGGATTTTTGCTAACCTAGAAACAAtctgaaagtaaaagaaaagacaatttgaataaaaataaaaatcacagagaCAACTCTACACTGAAATCGTCACTGTAATTCAGAAGTACAGAGTTCTGACAAATTCACTAAGAGTTTTATGTGGCAAAACCTATGTGGtagctgaaaaaaagaaaataaaagaataagcaTTGTAAAGGCAAATAATATCAAACAAGAGATCTTTCTTATCCTATCAAgatcacaaaaatta harbors:
- the Dzip3 gene encoding E3 ubiquitin-protein ligase DZIP3 isoform X3 — its product is MCLELSKFCYKNLMSLELTDTDIRPKFNLKPNTKDEVPIFKLDYNYFYHLLHIIIISGTDMVRQIFDEAMPPTLLKKELLIHKNVLEPYYNHLWTNHPLGGSWHLLYPPNKELPQSKQFDLCLLLALIKHLNVFPAPRKGWDMEPPSSDLSKSADILRLCKYRDILLSEILMNGLTELQFNSIWKKVSDILLRLGMKQDDIDKVKENPIENISLDYHQLSIYLGIPVPEIIQRMLSCYQQGITLQSITGSQRLDVEEFQNDEEDLSPPVMEYNIDVKSNTEIQLAEINKDVASIPSESSTESVKDLQEVKSKTKKKKRTKSNKKDKDSEDEQVSYMVEKDDQLETEQVDVNTLSTYMKTDTSDAQEDSAAEDKFCSLDELHILDMVEQGSSGKESTDFKETEKERLAHQHQLYKLQYECEDYKRQLKTVTFRWQENQMLIKKKEKIIVSLNQQVAFGINKMSKLQRQIHAKDDEIKNLKDQLSLKRSQWEMEKHNLESTVKTYLNKLNAETSRALTAEVYFLQCRRDFGLLHLEQTEKECLNQLARVTHMAASNLESLQLKAAVDSWNAIVADVRNKIAFLRTQYNEQINKVKQGFALSTLPPVQLPPPPPSPEILIQQFLGRPLVKESFFRPILTVPQMPAVCPGVISAAVQPRPPLMPGITWAMPTPIGDTVSPSASLCSEPLMINWERITDRLKTAFPQQTRKELTDFLQQLKDSHGKSVSRLTFDEIVYKISQMIEPKKSESEEKSAQDGNNASPSHTASQPNAPQDPKSAQGSATWEGDKDMDNEEEEEEPCVICHENLSPENLSVLPCAHKFHSQCIRPWLMQQGTCPTCRLHVLQPEEFPGHPNGQLPKI